Proteins encoded within one genomic window of Episyrphus balteatus chromosome 1, idEpiBalt1.1, whole genome shotgun sequence:
- the LOC129911977 gene encoding 34 kDa spicule matrix protein-like, giving the protein MRVFNLTSLTILLATLLFVSAADEINSDKEDINRQLTLYDVDSGDDGQSLTSGRKVRQFGFPFPGFGGGFGGPGFGGPGFGGPGFGGPGFGGPGFGGGRGFGGGRRGFGGGRRGFGGREVVRERIRTVERTRVRQNNGFGGGFFG; this is encoded by the coding sequence atgCGAGTTTTTAATCTCACGTCATTAACCATATTATTAGCGACGCTTTTGTTTGTGTCGGCGGCAGATGAAATCAATTCTGATAAAGAAGATATTAATCGGCAATTAACGTTATACGATGTAGACAGTGGCGATGACGGGCAAAGTTTGACATCTGGGCGGAAAGTTCGTCAATTTGGTTTTCCTTTTCCTGGCTTTGGAGGAGGGTTTGGGGGGCCTGGCTTTGGAGGACCAGGTTTTGGAGGGCCTGGTTTTGGGGGACCAGGTTTTGGTGGACCTGGTTTCGGTGGTGGACGTGGATTTGGAGGTGGCAGACGTGGATTTGGAGGTGGCAGACGTGGATTTGGTGGTCGTGAAGTAGTTCGTGAAAGAATTCGTACCGTAGAACGTACTCGGGTGCGACAAAATAATGGATTTGGAGGAGGATTTTTTGGTTAG